From the genome of Cytobacillus firmus, one region includes:
- a CDS encoding CbiX/SirB N-terminal domain-containing protein yields the protein MTTWNLTQMQRHLLICNGATCMSAGAEEVTTQIRDEIRKNRLDEHIHTSRTRCNGRCKDKCVVIDYPKGTWYSVQQEETARSIVHEAVKEESIIYSMEHGERKRNEKRIKGIDKYKKGKGPMKKAVLFVGHGSRMEAGNNEVRRFIDQMRNDIDPALLVETCFLEFASPNIEDGIQLCAEKGADEIHVIPIILLHAGHSKLHIPAEIEHAKEHFPDIQFTYGQTIGVHEEVLEILKTRLAETGFDVNQTHEDTAILLIGRGGSDPYANADFYKISRLLWEKLNVSSVECAFMGVTTPTVKDGMDRCIKLGAKRIIMLPYFLFTGILMERMNKMAEQFKETYSHISIDIAEYFGYHPRLRTVLLERMKQALDGTSTGMQDLEKFRKYAEEHGYEHHHHH from the coding sequence ATGACAACCTGGAACCTAACACAAATGCAGCGCCACCTGCTAATATGCAACGGCGCAACCTGCATGAGTGCAGGCGCAGAAGAAGTCACAACGCAAATACGCGATGAAATCCGGAAAAACCGTTTAGACGAGCATATTCACACATCCCGTACACGCTGCAACGGCCGCTGCAAAGACAAATGCGTCGTCATTGATTACCCAAAGGGAACCTGGTATTCAGTCCAGCAGGAAGAAACAGCCCGCAGCATCGTTCATGAAGCAGTGAAAGAAGAGTCCATCATCTATTCAATGGAACACGGCGAACGCAAACGCAATGAAAAACGCATTAAAGGAATTGATAAATACAAAAAAGGAAAAGGGCCAATGAAAAAAGCTGTCTTATTTGTCGGCCATGGCAGCAGGATGGAGGCAGGGAATAACGAAGTCCGCCGATTCATCGATCAAATGAGAAACGACATTGACCCGGCCCTTCTGGTAGAAACCTGCTTCTTAGAATTTGCATCCCCCAATATTGAAGATGGCATTCAGCTTTGTGCTGAAAAAGGGGCAGATGAAATCCATGTCATTCCCATCATCTTATTACATGCCGGACACTCCAAACTGCACATACCGGCAGAAATTGAACATGCCAAAGAGCACTTCCCTGATATTCAGTTTACCTATGGCCAGACGATAGGAGTTCATGAGGAAGTTCTTGAAATATTAAAAACAAGACTTGCTGAAACCGGTTTTGATGTAAATCAAACGCATGAAGATACAGCTATTTTATTAATCGGACGAGGCGGAAGCGATCCCTATGCCAATGCAGATTTTTATAAGATAAGCAGATTGCTGTGGGAAAAGTTAAATGTATCATCCGTTGAATGTGCCTTCATGGGGGTCACAACCCCAACGGTCAAGGATGGGATGGACCGCTGCATTAAACTGGGCGCCAAACGAATCATCATGCTGCCTTATTTCTTATTTACCGGCATTTTAATGGAAAGAATGAACAAAATGGCCGAACAGTTTAAAGAAACTTATTCTCATATATCCATAGATATTGCAGAATACTTCGGGTATCATCCAAGGCTGAGAACCGTCCTGCTAGAGCGAATGAAACAGGCCCTTGATGGCACTTCAACAGGCATGCAGGACCTGGAAAAATTCCGTAAGTATGCGGAAGAACATGGCTATGAACATCATCACCATCATTAA
- a CDS encoding glycosyltransferase family 2 protein: MWGNILVGFAAFIAVFMVLVISFYSIILVISVFQLRKEYLLNRNQTFDEYMNESFAKPVSIIVPAYNEEAGIVASVRSLLSIDYPSFEIIVVNDGSKDDTIEKMITHYQMKEINPAVRKQVETKAVKKVYQSASLPNLFLIDKENGGKADALNAGINFSHFPYFCSLDGDSVLERDAFLKVMKPILDSDGEVIASSGSIRIANGCEIQDGNILKVGLAREPLVIMQIIEYLRAFLMGRIGLSRHNLLLIVSGAFGVFSKQWVIDAGGYKTNTVGEDMELVVRLHRLIRDKKQKKKIVYVPDPVCWTEVPESPTYLRRQRRRWHRGLFESLWTHRKMTFNPRYGLIGFISFPYFWIVEFLGPIVELLGYIYVVISLFLGGIYLEFAILIFLLSCLYGSLFSMAAVLLEEWSLRKFPKISDLIKLFFYSLTETLWYRPLTVFWRCEGIWQLVKGDTSWGEMKRKGVSG, encoded by the coding sequence ATGTGGGGAAATATATTGGTCGGATTTGCTGCATTTATAGCAGTCTTTATGGTGCTGGTCATTAGTTTCTATTCAATTATTTTAGTAATCTCAGTTTTTCAGCTAAGGAAGGAATATTTGCTGAACCGAAACCAGACATTTGACGAGTATATGAATGAATCCTTCGCAAAACCGGTTTCCATCATTGTACCAGCATATAACGAAGAAGCAGGCATTGTTGCCAGTGTACGATCCCTTCTGAGTATAGATTATCCTTCTTTTGAGATTATCGTTGTCAATGACGGTTCAAAAGATGACACCATTGAAAAAATGATTACACATTATCAAATGAAGGAAATTAACCCAGCCGTCAGGAAGCAGGTTGAAACAAAGGCTGTTAAAAAAGTTTACCAGTCCGCTTCTCTTCCAAATCTATTTTTAATAGACAAAGAGAATGGAGGAAAAGCTGATGCGCTGAACGCAGGAATTAACTTTTCCCATTTTCCTTATTTCTGTTCATTGGATGGAGATTCTGTACTGGAAAGGGATGCTTTCTTAAAGGTAATGAAGCCTATATTGGATTCTGATGGGGAAGTGATTGCTTCTAGCGGAAGCATCCGCATTGCGAATGGCTGTGAAATACAGGACGGCAATATTTTAAAGGTTGGCTTAGCCAGGGAGCCTTTAGTCATCATGCAAATAATCGAATATTTAAGGGCCTTTTTAATGGGCAGGATTGGATTAAGCCGGCATAATTTACTTCTGATTGTCTCTGGAGCCTTCGGTGTTTTTTCCAAGCAATGGGTCATTGATGCGGGAGGCTATAAAACCAATACAGTTGGCGAGGATATGGAGCTGGTAGTAAGGCTCCATAGACTTATCAGAGATAAAAAGCAAAAGAAAAAAATCGTCTACGTCCCTGACCCTGTTTGCTGGACAGAAGTTCCGGAAAGCCCGACCTACCTAAGAAGGCAAAGGCGAAGGTGGCATCGCGGATTATTTGAAAGTCTGTGGACACACAGGAAGATGACCTTTAATCCAAGATACGGCCTTATAGGGTTTATTTCCTTTCCCTACTTTTGGATCGTAGAGTTTTTGGGCCCGATAGTTGAATTATTGGGATACATTTATGTGGTTATTTCCCTATTTTTGGGAGGTATCTATCTTGAGTTTGCCATCCTGATTTTTCTGCTATCGTGTTTATATGGTTCACTTTTCTCCATGGCCGCCGTTTTGCTTGAGGAATGGAGCTTAAGGAAATTTCCAAAAATCTCTGATTTAATCAAACTGTTTTTCTATTCATTGACTGAAACGTTATGGTACCGGCCTTTGACGGTTTTTTGGAGATGTGAAGGAATATGGCAGCTGGTCAAAGGCGATACAAGCTGGGGAGAAATGAAAAGAAAAGGTGTTTCCGGATGA
- a CDS encoding lysoplasmalogenase, which produces MNNRLVPILIGLMAILYIFIVPSEPLAIKVTFKLIPMGLIIFYAWQKLPASAGPPLRLIVIGLFFCMLGDGFIAVSFVAGLGAFLVGHLFYLTGFLKMSRMTKFRISAIIPIGLYSLIIGSQLVASLSGAGNVALVIPVMAYMLVISLMALSAILTGNRLAIAGSILFVISDSILSWNMFVSDIVYSDVLIMTTYYSAQFLIARSLATIGGLADDTAAMPEPIVKKTF; this is translated from the coding sequence TTGAATAACCGGCTGGTTCCAATTTTAATTGGATTGATGGCGATACTGTATATTTTCATTGTTCCTTCTGAGCCACTGGCAATCAAAGTTACCTTTAAGCTGATTCCTATGGGACTCATTATTTTTTATGCATGGCAAAAACTCCCTGCCAGCGCTGGGCCCCCATTGCGTTTAATCGTTATAGGCCTGTTTTTCTGCATGCTTGGTGATGGATTCATTGCTGTGTCGTTTGTTGCCGGACTTGGTGCTTTTCTTGTTGGGCATCTATTTTATTTGACTGGATTTTTGAAGATGTCCCGGATGACAAAGTTCCGCATATCAGCCATCATCCCGATAGGCTTGTATTCTTTGATCATTGGCAGCCAGCTGGTTGCTTCCTTGTCCGGAGCAGGAAATGTTGCATTAGTGATTCCGGTTATGGCTTATATGCTGGTCATTTCCTTAATGGCGTTATCAGCCATCCTAACCGGGAACAGGCTGGCCATTGCGGGAAGCATTTTGTTTGTAATCTCTGATTCCATCCTTTCATGGAATATGTTTGTTTCAGACATTGTTTATTCAGATGTGCTTATCATGACCACTTACTACTCTGCTCAATTCCTGATTGCGAGAAGCCTTGCTACTATTGGGGGATTGGCAGATGATACAGCAGCCATGCCGGAACCAATAGTAAAAAAGACTTTCTGA
- a CDS encoding HEAT repeat domain-containing protein: MLKNEIFFLGLLAAVISGLLLLILLYLVIRKWLEDRERRKINECIETLSPLIFEFISEGEISRQLHLDNDIKKKAAEEILSKFAANLTGEEETGKLREFADRNLRNYFQRQLKSRRWSTRMNALYTIEDLHFIELQPQVLESAIKEKISHDERVQSLRILAAFQFEGIPDLLLYNSENLSDGELRNIILRLNENLFSRLITDFHNAANPLKYAIIDSAGIRKELRYLHFIESVYASYDGETRLRAVKALSSLGMVKDISPYLDLRHSEDWKERMMAAKLFGSLKEPELMPHLLDLLHDRSWWVRSQAGQCIMMFPRGKEELQIVLDTSDDSYARDMAWEWMNKGEFG, encoded by the coding sequence ATGCTGAAGAATGAAATATTCTTCCTCGGTCTATTAGCTGCTGTCATTTCTGGATTACTGCTTCTCATTCTGTTGTACCTTGTCATAAGAAAATGGCTGGAAGATCGAGAGCGCAGAAAAATTAATGAATGCATTGAAACCCTTAGCCCGCTGATCTTCGAATTTATCTCAGAAGGAGAAATAAGCCGGCAACTTCATTTGGATAATGATATAAAAAAGAAGGCTGCAGAAGAGATTTTGTCTAAGTTCGCAGCCAATTTAACAGGAGAAGAGGAAACGGGAAAACTCAGGGAGTTTGCTGACAGGAATCTGAGAAATTACTTTCAGAGACAGTTGAAGAGCAGAAGGTGGAGTACTAGAATGAACGCACTCTACACTATCGAAGATCTGCATTTCATTGAGTTACAGCCTCAAGTTTTGGAATCAGCTATAAAAGAGAAAATATCACATGATGAAAGGGTACAATCCTTGAGAATACTCGCGGCATTTCAATTCGAAGGAATTCCTGATCTTCTTCTGTATAATAGTGAAAATCTATCGGACGGTGAATTAAGGAATATTATCCTCCGGCTGAATGAAAACTTGTTCAGTCGTTTAATTACAGATTTCCATAATGCTGCAAACCCATTGAAATACGCCATAATAGATTCTGCTGGAATTAGAAAAGAATTAAGATATTTACATTTCATTGAGTCAGTCTATGCCAGCTATGATGGGGAGACTCGTTTAAGAGCAGTAAAGGCACTTTCTTCACTAGGGATGGTTAAGGATATATCACCCTATCTGGACTTGCGTCATTCCGAGGATTGGAAGGAAAGGATGATGGCTGCGAAGCTCTTCGGTTCATTAAAGGAACCTGAACTCATGCCACATTTACTCGACCTTCTCCATGATCGTTCCTGGTGGGTGAGATCTCAGGCTGGGCAATGCATTATGATGTTCCCTCGCGGAAAAGAAGAATTGCAGATTGTACTGGATACCTCGGATGATTCGTATGCAAGGGACATGGCCTGGGAATGGATGAACAAAGGAGAATTTGGTTGA
- a CDS encoding GGDEF domain-containing response regulator translates to MELKKYKVLLFEKIKTQITDWFENNLSENIKKEEVYRFLHSIKGTAGTLQLTGLHQLADNLILDIEDMDEKEDWDKEALRNYLFDLIEMSYEYEHFESSLKQQAPIRVENAPLVQLIDDDISMLILLKDALESRGWMVIASTELEVAAEQYYDHRPDCLIVDINLEGESGFKFLESLQKHTRNKYVPKIMISVSNDRETRLNSYKMGADDFISKPIDIEEFLLKIDRHLANKKLFDQSAMLDELTRVYNRRFFEDSLAVFMNELSRNHRTFSLAILDLDFFKNINDTYGHPAGDLVLAEFAKYLKENIRQTDYVFRYGGEEFVVLFSGATDSESKIALEKILQGFSEKRFEQCGNSFSVTFSAGVFMVDQPGIEKETIVRAADQALYEAKQKGRARVEIGKADPIAKHKKKLYVSVIDDDSIIRMMLTKVLSNMEFDHADLDIQAFEDGRKFLHSNRIEEKGPHFLVLDGIMPVMDGLEVMQEMKKSKRAKDIHVLMLTGRKSEQDIARALKLGAEDYVTKPFSLTELEARIQRLIKRLI, encoded by the coding sequence ATGGAGCTGAAAAAATATAAAGTTCTATTATTTGAGAAAATAAAAACGCAGATTACAGACTGGTTTGAAAATAATCTGTCTGAGAATATAAAAAAAGAAGAGGTATACAGGTTCCTGCATTCCATAAAGGGCACTGCTGGAACCCTGCAGCTCACCGGGCTCCATCAGCTGGCCGATAATCTGATCTTGGATATTGAAGATATGGATGAAAAAGAGGATTGGGATAAGGAGGCTTTGCGAAATTATCTTTTCGATTTAATTGAGATGAGCTATGAGTATGAGCATTTCGAAAGCTCTTTAAAGCAGCAGGCTCCGATAAGGGTGGAAAATGCCCCTCTTGTTCAGCTGATTGATGATGATATTTCCATGCTGATTCTTCTGAAAGATGCACTCGAAAGCAGGGGCTGGATGGTTATTGCCAGTACTGAGCTGGAGGTTGCAGCAGAGCAGTATTATGACCATCGCCCAGATTGTTTAATAGTAGATATTAATTTGGAAGGGGAAAGTGGTTTTAAGTTTTTGGAAAGTTTACAGAAACATACTCGAAATAAGTATGTTCCAAAGATTATGATCAGTGTAAGCAATGATCGGGAAACCAGATTAAACTCCTATAAAATGGGTGCAGATGATTTCATCTCCAAGCCGATTGACATAGAGGAATTTCTATTAAAGATAGACAGGCACTTAGCAAATAAGAAATTATTTGATCAATCTGCAATGCTAGATGAATTAACCCGAGTATATAATAGAAGGTTTTTTGAAGACAGTTTAGCAGTATTTATGAATGAATTGTCCAGAAATCATCGGACCTTTTCACTGGCTATACTTGATCTTGATTTTTTCAAAAATATTAATGATACATATGGCCATCCGGCAGGTGATCTAGTCCTTGCTGAATTTGCAAAATACTTAAAAGAAAATATCCGGCAAACAGATTATGTGTTCCGATATGGCGGCGAGGAATTTGTCGTTTTATTCTCTGGCGCTACAGATTCAGAGAGCAAAATAGCCCTTGAAAAGATTTTACAAGGGTTTTCGGAAAAGAGGTTTGAACAGTGCGGCAATTCATTTAGCGTTACTTTTTCTGCAGGAGTTTTTATGGTCGATCAGCCGGGGATAGAGAAAGAAACGATTGTAAGGGCTGCTGACCAGGCTTTATATGAAGCCAAACAAAAGGGAAGAGCAAGAGTGGAAATAGGTAAAGCCGATCCTATTGCAAAGCATAAGAAAAAGCTTTATGTCTCCGTTATTGACGATGACTCGATTATTAGAATGATGCTCACTAAGGTTCTCAGCAATATGGAGTTCGATCATGCAGACTTGGATATCCAGGCATTTGAAGACGGGCGAAAATTTCTGCATTCAAATCGTATAGAAGAAAAGGGGCCCCATTTTCTGGTTCTTGATGGGATAATGCCTGTAATGGATGGTCTTGAGGTTATGCAGGAAATGAAAAAGTCGAAGAGAGCCAAGGACATTCATGTTCTTATGCTGACAGGGCGAAAAAGTGAGCAGGATATAGCACGTGCACTGAAACTCGGAGCTGAAGATTACGTGACAAAGCCATTTAGTCTTACAGAACTGGAAGCTAGAATTCAGCGTTTAATTAAGAGGCTGATCTAA
- a CDS encoding FecCD family ABC transporter permease yields the protein MTRGRFSLLMAALTAGLLASMTFAVMVGSVDITPSLIWEVLFSKLGLFIDTDATNAQKVIIWNIRFPRILLAAIVGAALAICGAAIQALVKNSIADPYILGVSSGASVGAASVILLGAFSVLGEYAISLAAFLGAIFAVMIVFFLARVNGRMSVIRLLLAGIAVSMVLSAITNFMLMMSKQQGGIQAVMHWMLGSLAGAKWSNLGIPFFSLLLVFNLLLVNYRQLNALLLGEETAATLGVNLDRFRIFIILFVSLLTGVVVAVSGSIGFVGLIIPHIVRMLAGSNYKLVLPISALIGAIFLVWADMAARMVLAPEEMPIGIITAICGSPFFIWMLRRKRYSFGDGE from the coding sequence ATGACAAGGGGACGGTTTTCATTACTGATGGCTGCCCTGACCGCTGGACTGCTTGCTTCCATGACTTTTGCCGTGATGGTGGGATCTGTGGACATTACCCCAAGCCTTATTTGGGAAGTGCTCTTCTCCAAGCTGGGTCTATTCATAGATACAGATGCTACTAATGCACAGAAGGTTATTATTTGGAATATACGATTCCCCCGTATTTTACTTGCTGCCATAGTAGGTGCCGCATTGGCCATTTGCGGGGCAGCCATTCAGGCATTAGTGAAAAATTCGATAGCAGATCCTTACATTCTCGGAGTATCTTCCGGAGCATCCGTTGGAGCGGCATCTGTCATTTTACTTGGTGCATTCAGCGTTTTGGGGGAGTATGCCATTTCCCTTGCCGCATTTTTAGGGGCCATTTTTGCGGTCATGATTGTGTTTTTTTTAGCACGCGTCAATGGGCGCATGTCGGTCATTCGCCTGCTATTGGCGGGGATTGCGGTTTCGATGGTGTTATCCGCCATTACCAATTTTATGCTGATGATGTCCAAGCAGCAGGGCGGCATTCAAGCGGTCATGCATTGGATGCTCGGCAGTCTGGCGGGCGCGAAATGGTCCAATCTTGGCATTCCATTTTTTTCACTGCTGCTTGTTTTTAATCTGCTGCTCGTGAATTATCGGCAGCTTAATGCTTTATTGCTTGGTGAGGAAACGGCCGCGACACTTGGCGTGAATCTGGACCGTTTTCGGATCTTTATCATTCTCTTTGTATCCCTTCTGACCGGTGTGGTCGTCGCGGTCAGCGGAAGCATTGGCTTCGTCGGGCTGATTATTCCTCACATCGTGCGGATGCTGGCGGGTTCTAATTACAAACTGGTTCTGCCGATAAGCGCTCTGATCGGTGCCATCTTCTTAGTTTGGGCGGATATGGCCGCACGTATGGTGCTGGCGCCTGAAGAAATGCCAATCGGAATTATTACCGCCATTTGCGGAAGCCCATTCTTTATCTGGATGCTCAGGCGAAAGCGTTATTCTTTTGGGGACGGTGAATAG
- a CDS encoding DUF3231 family protein: MPNPLEAIFNMLRITFDNTNEPKSPLHVVEVGDMWTYLALVEEFIRYEEIGLNTTSDDEVKEMLTDVVKICESQVKRLSTFMRKEGIPLPDVTSAKPHSAPNEIPLGVKLTDDEITNGVAFKLVTCSTACAKGQADSVRNDAGNMWTEFFLEWTMFGATLKTLMRKRGWLKVPPYYYAPGAPKM, from the coding sequence ATGCCTAATCCTTTAGAAGCAATTTTTAATATGCTCAGAATTACGTTTGATAATACCAATGAACCTAAATCACCGCTGCATGTCGTTGAAGTTGGGGACATGTGGACGTATTTGGCATTGGTGGAGGAATTCATACGATACGAAGAAATTGGCTTAAACACGACTTCTGATGACGAAGTGAAAGAAATGCTTACCGATGTAGTAAAAATATGTGAGTCACAGGTCAAGAGATTAAGCACGTTTATGAGAAAAGAAGGAATTCCTTTACCTGACGTGACCTCAGCAAAACCCCATTCAGCTCCAAATGAGATTCCCTTAGGCGTTAAGCTGACAGATGATGAAATTACCAATGGGGTCGCATTTAAGCTAGTTACATGTTCCACTGCCTGTGCTAAAGGACAAGCAGACTCTGTCCGTAATGATGCAGGCAATATGTGGACTGAATTCTTTTTAGAATGGACAATGTTCGGAGCTACTTTAAAAACACTCATGAGGAAGCGCGGATGGCTGAAGGTGCCGCCGTATTACTACGCTCCAGGTGCTCCAAAAATGTAA
- a CDS encoding MOSC domain-containing protein, which produces MQNDKLEWPIAGTVIAVSLSKKHTFSKERKDIIKLVEGLGVQGDAHSGSTVKHRSRVAQNPDQPNLRQVHLIQQELFEELGDRFHIEPGQMGENITTAGINLLELPVNSILFLGHSAMIKITGLRNPCAQIDQFQPGLLNAVIEKDENGNLIRKAGIMGIVLESGEVKPGDEIRVELPPKPFKKLERV; this is translated from the coding sequence ATGCAGAATGACAAGCTGGAATGGCCAATAGCAGGAACAGTCATCGCTGTTAGTTTAAGCAAGAAGCATACGTTCAGCAAAGAAAGGAAAGATATCATAAAATTGGTGGAGGGATTGGGGGTGCAAGGGGATGCTCACTCTGGCTCTACGGTAAAGCATCGATCCAGAGTCGCACAAAACCCTGATCAGCCCAACCTGAGACAGGTTCATTTAATCCAGCAAGAGCTATTTGAAGAGTTGGGAGACCGTTTTCATATTGAACCTGGACAAATGGGTGAGAATATTACAACAGCCGGAATCAATCTTCTTGAATTGCCCGTAAACTCAATCTTGTTTCTGGGTCATTCCGCTATGATCAAGATAACAGGACTGCGAAATCCCTGTGCTCAGATCGATCAATTTCAGCCTGGGCTTTTAAATGCAGTGATAGAGAAGGATGAAAATGGGAATCTCATTAGAAAGGCAGGCATAATGGGAATTGTTTTGGAGAGCGGGGAAGTGAAGCCGGGCGATGAAATCCGAGTTGAATTACCGCCAAAGCCTTTTAAAAAACTGGAACGGGTTTAA
- a CDS encoding ABC transporter ATP-binding protein — MILVKNMSFSVPDKQILNNITFSVQQGKFIGIIGPNGSGKSTMLKIIYRHLKQTSGFVTLNEKDILDIPQKKLAQELAVVSQETPVLFDFTVKDLVMMGRMPYKKWLSADNQDDFAIAEESMVLANVIHLENRMFNQLSGGEKKRVMLARALAQQANILILDEPTNHLDIEHQYQLMDLVKDLPITIVAALHDLNLAAGYCDELLVMNEGALYMSGTPEQVLTEETLKEVFHMQAGVSKNPFTKKLHLFFHTNN; from the coding sequence ATGATCCTGGTCAAAAATATGTCCTTTTCAGTGCCGGACAAGCAAATCTTAAACAATATCACTTTTTCGGTGCAACAGGGAAAATTCATTGGCATCATTGGACCGAATGGCAGCGGAAAGTCGACAATGCTCAAAATCATTTATCGTCATTTAAAACAAACGAGCGGTTTCGTGACGTTAAATGAAAAAGATATTCTCGATATCCCGCAGAAAAAGCTTGCTCAGGAGTTAGCTGTTGTAAGTCAGGAAACTCCGGTACTCTTTGATTTTACGGTAAAGGACTTGGTCATGATGGGGCGGATGCCTTACAAGAAATGGCTTTCCGCTGACAATCAGGATGACTTTGCCATTGCAGAAGAAAGCATGGTGCTTGCAAATGTGATTCACCTGGAAAACCGCATGTTTAACCAATTATCCGGCGGCGAGAAGAAACGGGTGATGCTCGCACGCGCCCTGGCACAGCAGGCAAACATATTAATTCTGGATGAACCGACCAATCATCTGGATATTGAACATCAATATCAATTAATGGATTTAGTAAAAGATCTGCCGATCACGATTGTGGCAGCGCTCCATGATTTAAACCTGGCAGCCGGGTATTGTGATGAGCTGCTGGTCATGAACGAGGGAGCTCTTTATATGTCGGGGACACCTGAGCAAGTCCTGACGGAAGAAACATTGAAGGAAGTCTTCCATATGCAGGCAGGTGTTTCGAAAAACCCATTTACCAAAAAACTTCATCTATTTTTTCACACAAACAATTAA
- a CDS encoding CBO0543 family protein encodes MRETLVIFFSKGVLATLIDAYVVGTKRVEYPVRPFSRIFKTNLIYDILFFPLLSVIWVKISYNDNLRDIFLKSLIFSVPMSIAQWYFEKNTRLFKWRNWSIFHTFGSVNFTLFTIRGFVGFIKKLDRIKGNQTINDM; translated from the coding sequence ATGAGGGAGACTTTAGTTATTTTTTTCTCGAAAGGCGTTCTGGCTACTCTGATTGATGCCTATGTTGTTGGAACGAAAAGAGTAGAATATCCGGTCCGCCCTTTTTCGAGGATTTTTAAAACCAACCTGATTTATGATATTTTGTTTTTCCCGCTTTTAAGTGTGATTTGGGTTAAGATTTCATACAATGACAATTTAAGAGATATCTTTCTCAAAAGCTTGATATTCAGTGTCCCAATGAGTATCGCTCAATGGTACTTTGAGAAAAACACAAGACTGTTCAAGTGGAGGAACTGGTCCATTTTCCACACTTTTGGGAGTGTGAATTTCACTTTATTCACGATAAGAGGGTTTGTTGGGTTTATTAAAAAATTGGATCGAATAAAGGGTAATCAAACTATAAACGATATGTAA
- a CDS encoding ABC transporter substrate-binding protein, with protein sequence MKSSRIWVFLVLAAALLLAACSAEKANTAKVKSEQAEQTEKVVIENEGFVNEYEEAPKHAISLNQHVTEIMLALGLEDSMAGTAFLDNEIYEPLQKAYDKVPVLAEQYPSKEQVISAEADFLYGGWDSAFNEKNIATREELKELGINSYLQSSSVKVAPTLEDIYSDIRNIAKIFRVEERGEKLIQQMNQEIDAISSQLPEVKEPLDVLVYDSGETDVFTATQNFMNTLVTMAGGHNVFGDVKGNWATVSKEDAVERQPDVIVVIDYGSTTAEQKIKFLKKDPALSQTPAVKNEHFVILPLSAASEGVRVGEALEVLAKGFYPEAF encoded by the coding sequence ATGAAAAGCAGCAGAATTTGGGTTTTCCTGGTTTTAGCGGCAGCATTATTATTAGCCGCATGCTCAGCAGAAAAAGCAAACACAGCAAAGGTGAAAAGTGAGCAAGCGGAGCAGACGGAGAAAGTGGTTATTGAAAATGAAGGCTTTGTGAATGAATACGAAGAAGCGCCGAAGCATGCAATATCATTAAATCAGCATGTGACCGAAATCATGCTGGCACTTGGTTTAGAAGATTCCATGGCTGGCACTGCATTCTTGGATAACGAGATATATGAGCCATTACAGAAGGCGTACGACAAGGTACCAGTATTGGCCGAGCAATATCCATCAAAGGAGCAAGTCATCTCTGCGGAAGCTGACTTTCTATATGGCGGCTGGGACAGTGCCTTCAATGAGAAAAACATTGCAACACGTGAAGAACTAAAGGAATTAGGCATTAACAGCTACTTACAATCTTCATCTGTTAAAGTGGCACCCACCCTGGAAGATATCTATAGTGACATCCGAAATATCGCAAAAATTTTCCGGGTCGAAGAACGAGGTGAAAAACTAATTCAACAAATGAATCAAGAAATTGACGCCATTAGTTCCCAATTGCCGGAAGTAAAAGAGCCGCTGGATGTCCTGGTTTACGACAGCGGAGAAACCGATGTATTCACCGCCACACAAAACTTCATGAATACACTTGTCACAATGGCAGGCGGGCACAATGTCTTTGGAGATGTCAAAGGCAATTGGGCCACTGTCTCAAAAGAAGATGCAGTAGAACGCCAGCCTGATGTCATTGTAGTAATAGATTATGGATCAACTACTGCAGAACAAAAAATAAAATTCCTAAAAAAGGACCCAGCCTTAAGCCAGACACCTGCTGTGAAAAACGAACACTTTGTCATCCTGCCTCTGTCAGCAGCTTCTGAAGGGGTTCGTGTTGGGGAAGCGCTTGAAGTTTTGGCCAAGGGTTTTTATCCGGAGGCTTTTTAA